Proteins from a genomic interval of Desulfovibrio piger:
- a CDS encoding cytochrome c maturation protein CcmE has product MPRKKNTCMYLVAALLFLGGLGYLVFSGLSENTVYFLNVSEARAATADKLQAARLFGTVAPDNLLKNVDGPGASFLLQDKDDAGLTLPVVYKGAVPDTFKAGAEVIVEGGLQPDGRFMAKTLMTKCPSKYQKENRKS; this is encoded by the coding sequence ATGCCCCGCAAGAAAAACACCTGTATGTATCTCGTGGCCGCCCTGCTGTTCCTGGGTGGTCTGGGCTATCTGGTCTTTTCCGGCCTGTCGGAGAATACCGTCTATTTCCTCAACGTCTCCGAAGCCAGGGCCGCCACGGCCGACAAGTTGCAGGCGGCCCGCCTGTTCGGCACCGTGGCCCCCGACAACCTGCTCAAGAACGTGGACGGCCCCGGGGCCAGCTTTTTGCTGCAGGACAAGGACGATGCGGGCCTGACCCTGCCCGTGGTTTACAAGGGCGCCGTGCCGGATACCTTCAAGGCGGGCGCCGAGGTCATCGTGGAAGGGGGCCTGCAGCCCGACGGCCGTTTCATGGCCAAGACCCTCATGACCAAGTGTCCTTCCAAGTACCAGAAGGAAAACCGCAAGAGCTAG
- a CDS encoding LysR family transcriptional regulator, with translation MNITIRQVDAFLMVAELRSFTAAGAALHITQSAVSNLVKDLEDQIGVQLFDRGRRVVKLTAAGKIFFEKASRAQDVFRSMEQCATELHDARIHRVRIAAAPLLGCTLIPLLAYRFMRRYPEMRVELVDLPMSRVQQAVVDGSADLGYGPARDLEAGVTGELFFETSVHMLSLPQHPLAGEAVSWEQVRKADVIAVGRESIHYISADVGGEEDFHVAHTVHHMATAFALAATGAGIALAGRFSILLARGFGLVATPVYPVLRRAMLLYRPAQQELSSPAELFVSFTQEYARRHCLDSLPDDSLTALANTAG, from the coding sequence ATGAATATCACCATTCGTCAGGTAGATGCCTTTTTGATGGTCGCGGAGCTCCGCAGCTTCACGGCGGCCGGTGCGGCGCTGCACATCACGCAAAGCGCGGTCAGCAACCTGGTCAAGGATCTGGAAGACCAGATAGGCGTCCAGCTTTTTGACAGAGGGAGGCGAGTCGTCAAATTGACGGCGGCGGGCAAGATATTTTTCGAAAAGGCCAGCAGGGCCCAGGACGTGTTCCGCAGCATGGAGCAATGCGCCACGGAACTGCACGATGCCCGCATCCACCGGGTACGCATCGCGGCGGCGCCGCTTTTGGGCTGTACGCTGATCCCGCTGCTGGCCTACCGCTTCATGCGCCGGTATCCGGAGATGCGGGTCGAGCTCGTGGACCTGCCCATGTCCAGGGTCCAGCAGGCCGTGGTGGACGGCAGCGCCGACCTCGGCTACGGCCCTGCCCGTGATCTGGAAGCGGGCGTGACGGGCGAGCTGTTTTTTGAAACGTCGGTCCACATGCTCTCGCTGCCCCAGCACCCGCTGGCAGGGGAGGCCGTCTCCTGGGAGCAGGTGCGCAAGGCGGACGTCATCGCCGTCGGCCGGGAGTCCATCCACTACATCTCGGCGGATGTGGGCGGTGAGGAAGACTTCCATGTGGCGCATACGGTGCACCACATGGCAACGGCGTTCGCTCTGGCGGCCACCGGCGCGGGCATCGCGCTGGCCGGGCGTTTTTCCATCCTGCTGGCCCGGGGCTTCGGCCTTGTGGCCACCCCTGTCTATCCGGTGCTCCGGCGCGCCATGCTCCTGTACCGGCCGGCACAGCAGGAGCTCTCGTCCCCGGCGGAGCTCTTCGTCAGCTTCACGCAGGAGTATGCCCGCCGCCACTGCCTGGATTCCCTGCCCGACGATTCCCTGACGGCTCTCGCCAATACGGCAGGCTAG
- a CDS encoding MFS transporter has protein sequence MENANSIQQNPTKKRFIIVICLFIGIFIAYLDRVNVSVLAANDPFLLEMGIKDTPVRIGMMMSVFLAAYGISNVVLSPIGDYLGPRKSMMLCIVLWTISLFIGGIATSFMLIIVSRIILGIGEGTIPCKVSLSKTGSPNRNGDGPMQPGSWGSPLRLPSPCPSLPGSSGPTAGA, from the coding sequence ATGGAAAATGCAAATTCTATACAGCAAAATCCAACAAAGAAGCGTTTTATAATCGTTATATGCCTTTTTATAGGTATTTTTATAGCCTATCTCGACAGAGTGAACGTATCTGTACTTGCGGCTAACGATCCTTTCCTCCTTGAAATGGGCATCAAGGATACGCCCGTGCGCATAGGCATGATGATGTCCGTTTTCCTTGCGGCATACGGGATATCCAATGTCGTCCTTTCGCCTATCGGGGACTATCTTGGACCGCGTAAAAGCATGATGCTCTGCATCGTACTGTGGACGATATCCCTCTTCATTGGTGGTATCGCCACATCCTTCATGCTGATCATCGTCAGCAGAATCATACTGGGCATCGGTGAGGGTACTATCCCCTGCAAAGTGTCTTTATCAAAAACTGGTTCCCCAAACAGGAACGGGGACGGGCCAATGCAGCCTGGGTCGTGGGGCAGTCCGTTGCGCCTGCCATCGCCATGCCCTTCTTTGCCTGGCTCATCGGGACCCACGGCTGGCGCATGA
- a CDS encoding MFS transporter, translating to MGQSVAPAIAMPFFAWLIGTHGWRMNFHVCLVLGLIPLYLLWRHVADTPRQAKGINAAELAHIEAGQEQAPASAEEKIPVAVRFKAFAGNYRYWLLVFWYLCLQCMYWGLITWLPSYLKTARGFSWSEMGWLASLPFVLSIFCKASSGILADKVGRSAPILMCAMLFAGLCVYFGASVDNKYASAVLLSCSVAFCTMGTPVAWTLLQSLVPGSSMSTASGIMNGFANGLAALAPALIGLFITLTGQFSGGLLCLVFTGAAATLAAAILVIQKY from the coding sequence GTGGGGCAGTCCGTTGCGCCTGCCATCGCCATGCCCTTCTTTGCCTGGCTCATCGGGACCCACGGCTGGCGCATGAACTTCCATGTCTGCCTCGTGCTGGGCCTCATCCCCCTGTACCTGCTCTGGCGCCATGTGGCGGACACCCCCCGTCAGGCCAAGGGCATCAACGCCGCGGAACTGGCCCACATCGAAGCCGGTCAGGAGCAGGCCCCTGCCTCCGCCGAAGAAAAGATCCCCGTCGCCGTGCGCTTCAAGGCCTTTGCGGGCAACTACCGCTACTGGCTGCTGGTGTTCTGGTACCTGTGCCTGCAGTGCATGTACTGGGGCCTCATCACCTGGCTGCCCAGCTATCTGAAGACCGCCCGCGGCTTCTCCTGGAGCGAGATGGGCTGGCTGGCCTCCCTGCCCTTCGTCCTTTCCATCTTCTGCAAGGCTTCCAGCGGCATCCTGGCCGACAAGGTCGGCCGCAGTGCGCCCATCCTCATGTGCGCCATGCTGTTCGCCGGTCTGTGCGTCTACTTCGGCGCCTCGGTGGACAACAAGTACGCTTCCGCCGTCCTGCTCTCCTGCTCCGTGGCTTTCTGCACCATGGGTACCCCTGTCGCCTGGACCCTCCTGCAGAGCCTCGTGCCCGGCTCGTCCATGTCCACGGCCTCCGGCATCATGAACGGTTTCGCCAATGGTCTGGCCGCGCTGGCCCCGGCCCTGATCGGCCTGTTCATCACCCTGACGGGCCAGTTCAGCGGCGGCCTGCTGTGCCTGGTCTTCACCGGTGCGGCCGCGACGCTGGCGGCAGCCATCCTCGTTATCCAGAAATATTAA
- a CDS encoding mandelate racemase/muconate lactonizing enzyme family protein, translating to MKITSIDIIDVANDFSSATSKWRPTVVRVNTDEGISGFGEVGLAYGVGASGGIGVAKDLSALLIGMNPMDTEAIWEKMLRKTFWGQGGGGIFSAAMSGLDIAMWDIKGKALNVPLYVLLGGKSRDSIRAYASQLQFGWGGGTDKAMLVSPEQYADVARVAVSEGYDAIKVDVLAMDEHGNWNQRDLKGLLPDNILRLGYDRLKAMRDAIGPDVDIIVEMHSFTSAAPAIQFGRMIEELGVLYYEEPVMPLNPKMMKQVADHVNIPLASGERIYWRWGYRPFLEDGSLSVIQPDICTCGGISEVKKICDMAHVYDVTVQIHVCGGPISTAAALHMEAAIPNFMIHELHRYALLEPNTRTCIHNYMPSKGRYTVPELPGLGQELTPETIAASDIITVK from the coding sequence ATGAAAATCACCAGTATCGATATCATCGATGTCGCCAACGATTTTTCTTCCGCCACCAGCAAATGGCGCCCCACCGTCGTCCGGGTCAACACGGATGAAGGCATCAGCGGCTTCGGTGAAGTGGGCCTCGCCTACGGCGTCGGCGCCTCCGGCGGCATCGGCGTGGCCAAGGATCTGTCCGCCCTGCTGATCGGCATGAACCCCATGGATACGGAAGCCATCTGGGAAAAGATGCTGCGCAAGACCTTCTGGGGCCAGGGCGGCGGCGGTATCTTCTCCGCAGCCATGAGCGGCCTCGACATCGCCATGTGGGACATCAAGGGCAAGGCCCTCAACGTGCCCCTGTATGTCCTGCTGGGCGGCAAGAGCCGTGACAGCATCCGGGCCTACGCCAGCCAGCTCCAGTTCGGCTGGGGCGGCGGTACCGACAAGGCCATGCTCGTGTCGCCGGAACAGTACGCCGACGTGGCGCGTGTCGCCGTCAGCGAAGGCTATGACGCCATCAAGGTGGACGTGCTGGCCATGGACGAACACGGCAACTGGAACCAGCGTGACCTCAAGGGCCTGCTGCCGGACAACATCCTGCGCCTGGGCTATGACCGCCTGAAAGCCATGCGCGACGCCATCGGTCCCGATGTGGACATCATCGTGGAGATGCACTCCTTCACCTCGGCGGCACCGGCCATCCAGTTCGGCCGCATGATCGAGGAGCTGGGCGTCCTGTACTACGAAGAGCCCGTCATGCCCCTGAACCCCAAGATGATGAAGCAGGTGGCCGACCATGTGAACATCCCGCTGGCCTCCGGTGAACGCATCTACTGGCGCTGGGGCTACCGCCCCTTCCTGGAAGACGGCAGCCTGAGCGTCATCCAGCCGGACATCTGCACCTGCGGCGGCATCTCCGAAGTCAAGAAGATCTGCGACATGGCCCACGTCTATGACGTCACCGTCCAGATCCATGTCTGCGGCGGCCCCATCTCCACCGCAGCCGCCCTGCACATGGAAGCGGCCATCCCCAACTTCATGATCCACGAACTGCACCGCTATGCCCTGCTGGAACCCAACACCAGGACCTGCATCCACAACTACATGCCCAGCAAGGGCCGCTACACCGTTCCCGAACTGCCCGGCCTTGGCCAGGAACTGACGCCCGAGACCATCGCCGCCTCGGACATCATCACCGTCAAGTAA
- a CDS encoding DsbA family protein: MNLLYLTDVFCPWCYGFAPVMRRLAAEHPELPVRVLGGNLMDEPQTLTGMLEEYPTIREFFARLQETTGQSTEHFRQAPEQAVAGTGPDLLMHSPAMNLPLAALRHLAPGHELEQMEAFQMAFYAQGRDVMAAGEQAAIAAAWLPAGTPAEALTAAMADPAIRSAARHDAAEAEKVMGEFLLYPTLYLEHDGQRTLLARGYSDYASVRAKLDDALRGVRESPVAQGAACGLDGKCCF, encoded by the coding sequence ATGAACCTCCTCTATCTCACCGACGTATTTTGTCCCTGGTGCTACGGCTTCGCGCCGGTCATGCGCCGCCTGGCTGCGGAACATCCCGAACTGCCCGTGCGCGTGCTGGGCGGCAACCTCATGGACGAGCCCCAGACCCTCACCGGCATGCTGGAAGAATACCCCACCATCCGGGAATTCTTCGCCCGCCTGCAGGAGACCACCGGCCAGTCCACGGAACATTTCCGCCAGGCCCCGGAACAGGCCGTGGCCGGTACGGGCCCGGACCTGCTCATGCATTCCCCGGCCATGAACCTGCCCCTGGCCGCCCTGCGCCATCTGGCCCCCGGTCACGAGCTGGAACAGATGGAGGCCTTCCAGATGGCCTTCTATGCCCAGGGCCGTGATGTCATGGCCGCCGGGGAACAGGCTGCCATCGCGGCCGCCTGGCTGCCTGCGGGGACGCCCGCCGAAGCCCTGACCGCCGCCATGGCGGACCCCGCCATCCGGAGCGCCGCCCGGCATGACGCCGCCGAAGCCGAGAAGGTCATGGGCGAATTCCTCCTTTATCCGACCCTGTATCTGGAGCACGACGGCCAGCGCACCCTGCTGGCCCGCGGTTACAGCGACTACGCCAGCGTCCGGGCCAAGCTGGACGATGCCCTGCGCGGTGTCCGCGAAAGCCCCGTCGCCCAGGGCGCTGCCTGCGGTCTGGACGGCAAATGCTGTTTTTAG
- the purE gene encoding 5-(carboxyamino)imidazole ribonucleotide mutase: protein MAQVVIMMGSKSDEEKVSPCVDVLRSLGISYLFTVSSAHRTPERTEKILREQEAAGAKVFICAAGMAAHLAGAVAARTTRPVIGIPVSGGLMGGMDAMLATVQMPPGFPVATVAMDKAGARNAAWLAAQILAVADPALDEKIRAARAKMQAGVEEAAAEIEAKYGC from the coding sequence ATGGCTCAAGTCGTCATCATGATGGGCTCCAAGTCCGATGAAGAAAAGGTCAGCCCCTGCGTGGACGTGCTGCGTTCGCTGGGCATCTCCTATCTCTTCACGGTTAGCTCCGCCCACCGTACCCCCGAGCGCACGGAAAAGATCCTGCGCGAACAGGAAGCCGCCGGCGCCAAGGTCTTCATCTGCGCCGCCGGCATGGCCGCGCACCTGGCCGGTGCCGTGGCCGCCCGCACCACCCGTCCCGTCATCGGCATCCCGGTCTCCGGCGGCCTGATGGGCGGCATGGACGCCATGCTCGCCACTGTGCAGATGCCTCCCGGATTCCCCGTGGCCACCGTGGCCATGGACAAGGCCGGTGCCCGCAACGCCGCCTGGCTGGCCGCCCAGATCCTGGCCGTGGCCGATCCCGCGCTGGATGAAAAGATCCGCGCCGCCCGCGCCAAGATGCAGGCCGGTGTGGAAGAAGCCGCCGCCGAGATCGAAGCCAAGTACGGCTGCTAG
- the purD gene encoding phosphoribosylamine--glycine ligase encodes MRILVIGSGGREHALVWKLKQSPRVSEVFVAPGNGGTAREGAINVAVDAGDLDGLVELARKEKIDLVVPGPELPLTKGITDRMREAGIPCFGPDAYCARLEGSKAFAKDVMNRAGVPTAHSQVFTDPDKAKNAVVKLGAPLVVKADGLAAGKGVVVAMTTQEALDAVDDIMCKRAHGAAGAKLVIEEFLVGEEASFLCLCDGKTAVPLPSAQDHKAAYDGDQGPNTGGMGAYSPAPILPYNEAEAMADTVIRPILAALAKDGHPFVGVLYAGLMMTENGPKVLEYNTRFGDPECQPLLMRLEGDLVQIMLDCIEGKLRPESLTHTSQTALGVVVAAEGYPHAYPKGMVIEGLDEADALPGVKVFHSGTSMDGDKTLSSGGRVLCVTALGDTLADAQARAYEGVKAIRMDKSFHRSDIGQKGIRRLEQLAQEEK; translated from the coding sequence GTGCGCATCCTGGTTATCGGTTCTGGCGGGCGTGAGCACGCCCTGGTGTGGAAGCTCAAGCAGAGCCCTCGGGTAAGTGAAGTTTTTGTGGCCCCCGGCAACGGTGGTACGGCCCGTGAGGGCGCCATCAACGTGGCCGTGGACGCCGGAGACCTGGACGGTCTGGTGGAACTGGCCCGCAAGGAAAAGATCGACCTGGTGGTGCCCGGTCCCGAACTGCCCCTGACCAAGGGCATCACCGACCGCATGCGTGAGGCCGGCATCCCCTGTTTCGGCCCGGATGCCTACTGTGCCCGTCTGGAAGGCAGCAAGGCCTTCGCCAAGGACGTCATGAACCGCGCCGGTGTGCCCACGGCCCACAGCCAGGTCTTCACCGATCCCGACAAAGCCAAGAACGCCGTGGTCAAACTGGGCGCCCCCCTGGTGGTCAAGGCCGACGGCCTGGCTGCCGGCAAGGGCGTGGTGGTGGCCATGACCACCCAGGAAGCCCTGGATGCCGTGGACGACATCATGTGCAAGCGTGCGCACGGTGCCGCCGGTGCCAAGCTCGTCATCGAGGAGTTCCTCGTGGGCGAGGAAGCCTCCTTCCTGTGCCTGTGCGACGGCAAGACCGCCGTGCCCCTGCCTTCCGCCCAGGACCACAAGGCCGCCTATGACGGCGACCAGGGCCCCAATACCGGCGGCATGGGCGCCTACAGCCCCGCCCCCATCCTGCCCTACAACGAGGCCGAAGCCATGGCCGATACGGTCATCCGTCCCATCCTGGCCGCGCTGGCCAAGGACGGCCATCCCTTCGTGGGCGTGCTCTATGCCGGTCTGATGATGACCGAGAACGGCCCCAAGGTGCTGGAATACAACACCCGTTTCGGTGACCCCGAATGCCAGCCCCTGCTGATGCGTCTGGAAGGCGATCTGGTGCAGATCATGCTGGACTGCATCGAGGGCAAGCTCCGTCCCGAGAGCCTCACCCACACCTCCCAGACCGCTCTGGGCGTGGTGGTGGCCGCCGAAGGCTATCCGCACGCCTATCCCAAGGGCATGGTCATCGAAGGTCTGGACGAAGCCGACGCCCTGCCCGGCGTCAAGGTCTTCCACAGCGGCACCAGCATGGACGGCGACAAGACCCTTTCCAGCGGCGGCCGCGTGCTTTGCGTGACCGCGCTGGGCGATACCCTGGCCGACGCCCAGGCCCGTGCCTATGAGGGCGTGAAGGCCATCCGCATGGACAAGAGCTTCCACCGCAGCGATATCGGCCAGAAGGGCATCCGCCGTCTGGAACAGCTGGCGCAGGAAGAAAAGTAA
- a CDS encoding FG-GAP repeat domain-containing protein, which yields MKFAMKLAFAACLMLVMGLQAQAAQAKSFVLLPFEVHAPQNYSYLSKAVPSTLMGRLSATGATGTMGPRAAGSAAEARKFIGGADYALWGTVSVMGNDCTIVLNSVDKKGSTWTNTAQGPMSALNATVQRLAGAFSSEVLGVAGAAAASRGGRSDIIRNETGQTESYLNPQFRYQGNSADGSRIRSQRLKDEMVDMAVADFNGDGRNEIAILHDHRLVIYKWGNDGRLGKLGEITISRSNLNFSMRAIDLNRDGAKDLVVATFEEENNRPYTYFYGFRGNKFTEVAKRCSYFASVINLPPSYQPTLVGQGWDSIKLFAPGVHIMVKQNGSYGLGQRINLPSGANVFNVAWLPGKNGDQLVMLTDDERLKIFQGANQTLIHTTMERFSGSATGMEHYKGMPGLGVDRNYQMPSKYFAPMRLIVADIGHTGEYTLLVNKPISTAAQIFDRYRYFPQGEVHALFWDGVGLGLKWKTRRIRGSVAAVDLADFNNDGILDLVVGLNTSPDLGVGSRQCIVTAYPLDVSQMNPNAPADLSDFEVTPNY from the coding sequence ATGAAATTTGCCATGAAGCTGGCGTTTGCCGCCTGCCTGATGCTGGTGATGGGCCTCCAGGCCCAGGCTGCCCAGGCAAAGTCTTTCGTGCTGCTGCCTTTTGAGGTGCACGCGCCCCAGAACTACAGCTACCTGTCCAAGGCCGTGCCTTCCACGCTGATGGGTCGTCTCAGTGCCACGGGCGCTACGGGCACCATGGGCCCCCGTGCGGCCGGCTCCGCCGCCGAAGCCCGCAAGTTCATCGGCGGTGCCGACTATGCCCTGTGGGGCACGGTGAGCGTCATGGGCAATGACTGCACCATCGTCCTCAACAGCGTGGACAAGAAGGGCTCCACCTGGACCAATACGGCCCAGGGCCCCATGAGCGCCCTGAACGCCACGGTGCAGCGCCTCGCGGGCGCCTTCTCCTCCGAGGTGCTGGGCGTCGCCGGTGCCGCCGCTGCCAGCCGCGGCGGCCGTTCGGACATCATCCGCAACGAGACCGGCCAGACGGAATCCTACCTGAACCCCCAGTTCCGCTATCAGGGCAACTCCGCCGACGGTTCCCGCATCCGCAGCCAGCGCCTCAAGGACGAGATGGTGGACATGGCCGTGGCCGACTTCAACGGTGACGGCCGCAACGAGATCGCTATCCTGCACGACCATCGCCTGGTCATCTACAAGTGGGGCAACGACGGCCGTCTGGGCAAGCTGGGCGAGATCACCATCTCCCGCAGCAACCTGAACTTCTCCATGCGTGCCATCGACCTCAACCGCGACGGCGCCAAGGATCTGGTGGTGGCCACCTTCGAAGAAGAGAACAACCGCCCCTACACCTACTTCTACGGCTTCCGCGGCAACAAGTTCACGGAAGTGGCCAAGCGCTGCTCCTACTTCGCCAGCGTCATCAACCTGCCGCCTTCCTACCAGCCCACGCTGGTGGGCCAGGGCTGGGACTCCATCAAGCTGTTCGCCCCCGGCGTGCACATCATGGTCAAGCAGAACGGCTCCTATGGGCTGGGCCAGCGCATCAACCTGCCCAGCGGGGCCAACGTCTTCAACGTGGCCTGGCTCCCCGGCAAGAACGGTGACCAGCTGGTCATGCTGACCGACGACGAACGCCTGAAGATCTTCCAGGGCGCCAACCAGACCCTGATCCATACCACCATGGAACGTTTCTCCGGTTCCGCCACCGGCATGGAACACTACAAGGGCATGCCGGGCCTGGGCGTGGACCGCAACTACCAGATGCCCAGCAAGTACTTTGCTCCCATGCGCCTCATCGTGGCCGACATCGGTCATACCGGCGAATACACCCTGCTGGTCAACAAGCCCATCTCCACGGCGGCCCAGATCTTCGACCGCTACCGCTACTTCCCCCAGGGCGAAGTGCACGCCCTGTTCTGGGATGGCGTGGGCCTGGGCCTGAAGTGGAAGACCCGCCGCATCCGCGGTTCCGTGGCGGCTGTGGACCTGGCCGACTTCAACAACGACGGCATCCTGGACTTGGTGGTGGGCCTGAACACCTCGCCCGATCTGGGTGTGGGCAGCCGTCAGTGCATCGTCACCGCCTATCCGCTGGACGTGTCGCAGATGAACCCCAACGCTCCTGCCGACCTCAGCGATTTTGAAGTGACCCCCAACTACTAA
- a CDS encoding RsmB/NOP family class I SAM-dependent RNA methyltransferase, whose product MSTANPSRPTGRSFRLVCPPEQMPQVESLLRAQGYEFEPEPFSPFCRRLLCEPRPLGSSLAAFFGYIYIQDRSSMLPPLALAPRQGEAVLDMCASPGSKTGFLGQLTGPDGFVLGNELSRARLATLRANLHACNLPHVGTCSFEGQALPLTPGTWDAIQLDPPCSGWGTVEKNPQVLKLWQGDKLKGLVGLQQLLLAHAARLLRPGGRVVFSTCTTNDDENEAQVRFAEEELGLVREHLTPFEGFVWEQRPGGEGTLRVDGERSAAQGFYVALLRKPADAPLPELPPLSAEPDARTAARNAARGRSRRDARPALPQGQVVPRSALAGPCCDPDRLPAGEARIYGEQVRFIPAHADLLLPQGFTWQGALLGRMAGGRLHMAPRLRCLLPAVPDPAHSLVLDDISDITALLSGQSRQTGLAGNEAALWWRDLPLARMMLKQGRATLSFN is encoded by the coding sequence ATGAGTACCGCCAATCCTTCCCGCCCCACGGGGCGTTCCTTTCGTCTGGTCTGCCCTCCGGAGCAGATGCCGCAGGTGGAGAGCCTGCTGCGCGCCCAGGGCTATGAGTTCGAACCCGAGCCGTTCTCGCCCTTCTGCCGCCGCCTGCTGTGCGAACCGCGGCCGCTGGGCTCCTCGCTGGCCGCCTTTTTCGGCTACATCTATATCCAGGACAGGTCTTCCATGCTGCCGCCCCTGGCCCTGGCGCCGCGGCAGGGCGAAGCCGTGCTGGACATGTGCGCGAGCCCGGGCAGCAAGACGGGCTTCCTGGGCCAGCTCACCGGCCCCGACGGCTTCGTGCTGGGCAACGAGCTTTCCCGCGCCCGCCTGGCCACCCTGCGGGCCAACCTGCACGCCTGCAACCTGCCGCATGTGGGCACCTGCTCCTTCGAGGGCCAGGCCCTGCCCCTGACGCCCGGCACCTGGGACGCCATCCAGCTGGATCCCCCCTGCTCCGGCTGGGGCACGGTGGAAAAGAACCCCCAGGTCCTCAAGCTCTGGCAGGGCGACAAGCTCAAGGGCCTGGTGGGCCTGCAACAGCTGCTGCTGGCCCATGCCGCGCGCCTGCTGCGCCCCGGCGGCCGCGTGGTCTTCTCCACCTGCACCACCAACGATGACGAGAACGAAGCGCAGGTGCGCTTTGCCGAAGAAGAGCTGGGACTGGTGCGCGAACACCTGACGCCCTTCGAGGGCTTCGTCTGGGAACAGCGCCCCGGCGGCGAGGGCACCCTGCGCGTGGACGGCGAACGCTCGGCGGCCCAGGGCTTCTATGTGGCCCTGCTGCGCAAGCCCGCGGACGCCCCCCTGCCCGAACTGCCGCCCCTCTCCGCCGAGCCCGATGCCCGCACGGCCGCCCGTAACGCGGCCCGTGGCCGCAGCCGTCGCGATGCCCGTCCTGCCCTGCCCCAGGGCCAGGTGGTGCCCCGCAGCGCCCTGGCCGGGCCCTGCTGCGATCCCGACCGTCTGCCCGCCGGTGAGGCACGCATCTACGGCGAGCAGGTGCGCTTCATCCCGGCCCATGCCGACCTGCTGCTGCCGCAGGGCTTCACCTGGCAGGGCGCCCTGCTGGGCCGCATGGCAGGCGGCCGCCTGCACATGGCGCCCCGTCTGCGCTGCCTGCTGCCCGCCGTCCCCGACCCGGCGCACAGCCTGGTGCTGGACGACATCAGCGACATCACGGCCCTGCTCAGCGGCCAGAGCCGCCAGACCGGCCTTGCGGGCAACGAGGCCGCCCTGTGGTGGCGCGACCTGCCGCTGGCCCGGATGATGCTCAAACAGGGCCGCGCGACCCTCAGTTTCAACTAG
- a CDS encoding tetratricopeptide repeat protein, translated as MAKKKTSQQPAPVKDKPQAPVQDQARTAAPARVTTVSLTTCLVSVVVALALGLCIGSMLPGFMDSRQAPAPRPQAAAPAQQPAQQQAAPQQQAKAGLSPELNSALLKLQEAVVKEPNKAENWIKLGNFQFDNQNPSAAVTAYENALRLKPGNANVLTDLGIMYRELHRFEDALKAFREAERVQPGHRNALFNQGIVLYYDLKRKDEAEAAWRKLLAADPNAHAPDGTPVSELIKHLH; from the coding sequence ATGGCCAAAAAGAAGACTTCCCAGCAGCCCGCGCCGGTCAAGGACAAGCCCCAGGCCCCCGTACAGGATCAGGCCCGGACGGCGGCCCCGGCCCGAGTCACCACCGTTTCCCTCACCACCTGTCTGGTCAGCGTGGTGGTGGCCCTTGCCCTGGGCCTGTGCATCGGCAGCATGCTGCCCGGCTTTATGGACAGCCGTCAGGCCCCCGCTCCCCGGCCCCAGGCGGCCGCTCCGGCCCAGCAGCCCGCGCAGCAGCAGGCGGCCCCCCAACAGCAGGCCAAGGCCGGCCTTTCCCCCGAACTGAACAGCGCCCTGCTCAAACTGCAGGAAGCCGTTGTCAAGGAACCCAACAAGGCGGAGAACTGGATCAAGCTGGGCAACTTCCAGTTCGACAACCAGAACCCCTCCGCGGCCGTCACGGCCTATGAGAACGCCCTGCGCCTGAAGCCCGGCAATGCCAACGTCCTGACCGATCTGGGCATCATGTACCGCGAGCTCCATCGCTTCGAGGATGCCCTCAAGGCCTTCCGCGAGGCGGAGCGCGTCCAGCCCGGGCACAGGAACGCCCTGTTCAATCAGGGCATCGTCCTTTACTACGACCTCAAGCGCAAAGACGAGGCCGAAGCCGCCTGGCGCAAGCTGCTGGCCGCCGATCCCAACGCCCACGCCCCTGACGGGACGCCCGTCTCGGAGCTGATCAAGCATCTGCACTGA